GCTCATTGGTGTATGGCATATGTGGAAATGTTCGACCGCGACTATTCACGTTTAACAGATGCGTATAATCGTATGAATACCTGTCCACTTGGTAGTGGTGCGCTGGCTGGTACGGCTTATGCCGTAGATCGTGATTCACTTGCGCACGATCTTGGTTTTGCTTTCGCGACTAGAAATAGCTTAGATAGCGTCTCTGACCGCGATCATATCGTAGAATTACTTTCCATCGCCTCCCTCAGTATGGCGCATCTTTCTCGCTTTGCTGAAGATATGATTATCTTTAACAGCGGAGAGGCAAATTTCGTCGAGCTATCTGATCGAGTGACTTCTGGCTCATCATTAATGCCACAAAAGAAAAATCCTGATGCATGTGAGTTAATTCGAGGCAAAGCAGGCAGGGTGATTGGCTCATTAACAGGCATGTTAATCACCTTAAAAGGCTTGCCACTTGCGTATAATAAAGATATGCAAGAAGACAAAGAGGGAATTTTTGATGCCTTAGATACTTGGCAAAACTGTGTGGATATGGCAACGTTCGTATTAGATGAATTGAAAGTAAATGTTGAACGTACTCGTGAAGCCGCGTTAAAAGGTTATTCAAACGCAACTGAATTAGCGGATTATTTAGTCTCTAAGGGCGTACCTTTCCGAGATTCCCATCATATCGTGGGTGAAACGGTTGTTTATGCCATCGAGAAAGGTAAAGGATTAGAAGATCTTACTATCCCTGAATTCCGCCAATTTAGTGAAGTAGTGGGAGATGATGTTTACGAGATTCTTTCCCTCCAATCTTGCTTAGACAAACGTTGTGCAAAAGGTGGTGTATCGCCATTGCGTGTTGCTGAAGCTATTGCAGAAGCCAAAACAAGATTTGCTTAATCATATTTTAACGCGCATATCACAAGATTTCACAAGACTCCCTTGCAATCCACTGAATAGCCCCAATTATGAGTAGCAACACTTAAATAAGATGATAAAAAAAGTGCGGGAAAAACTACCGCACTTTTTATTTCAATTAGGAATAATCAATGACCAATCAACAAGACTATACTCAAGACAATGACAAGCTTTACCGTTATCTTTTCGAAAATCGTGCGGTTCGTGGGGAATGGGTTCGCTTAAATAAAACATTTACTGATACATTAAACACCCATCAGTATCCTAAAGCAGTACAGGATTTATTGGGTGAAATGATGGTGGCGACTAATTTGCTTACTGCCACACTAAAATTTGACGGCAATATCACCGTACAAATTCAAGGCGATGGCCCATTACGCTTAGCATTAGTAAATGGCAATGATCAACAACAAATCCGCGCCCTTGCTCGAGTGGATGGCAACATCACTGAAAATATGAGCCTACATAATATGATTGGTAAAGGTGTATTGGTCATTACTATTGCACCAAAAGAAGGCGAACGCTATCAAGGTGTAATTAGCTTGGATAAACCGACAATCACAGAATGCTTAGAAGATTATTTTGTACGCTCAGAACAGCTTCAAACTCAATTAATTATTCGTACTGGAGAATATGAAGGCAAGTCAGTAGCAGCAGGTATGTTATTACAAATTATGCCTGATGGTTCTGGTACACCAGAAGATTTTGAGCATTTAACTACGCTCGCAGCAACAGTAAAAGACGAAGAATTATTTGGTCTCCCTGCAGAAGAGTTACTCTACCGTTTATATCACGAAGAAACCGTCAATCTTTATCCAGCACAAGATGTACAATTTTTCTGTGGCTGCTCTGCTGAGCGTTCTGGTTCTGCATTGCTGCTCATCTCCGATGAAGAAATTGACGAAATATTAGCCGAACATAAAGGCAGTATTGATATGCAATGTGAGTGCTGTGGTACACACTATTTCTTTAATAAAGAAGCGATTGAAAAATTAAAATCAACAAAACTTTAAAAACAATCCCGATGCTATGTCGGGATTTTTGATCTACATCATCAATACACCTAAAAATAGGTAATAGAGAGCTATAATTTTTCAAAAATGAGATCTAGTTAACATTTTTTTACATTGACATTCTTTAGAATAGGCGACAGTTAAATTTTAATCTTAAATATTAGAGGTGACTTATGACAGACTTAAACAAAGTAGTAAAAGAACTTGAAGCTCTAGGCATTTATGACGTAAAAGAAGTTGTCTACAATCCAAGCTACGAGCAATTGTTCGAAGAAGAAACCAATCCAGGTTTAGAAGGCTTTGAAAAAGGTACTTTAACTACGACTGGTGCAGTAGCTGTGGATACTGGTATCTTTACTGGCCGTTCACCAAAAGATAAATATATTGTGTTAGATGAAAAAACCAAAGATACTGTTTGGTGGACCTCTGAAGCAGCGAAAAATGACAACAAACCAATGAACCAAGCTACATGGCAAAGCTTAAAAGATTTGGTGACTAACCAACTTTCTCGTAAACGCTTATTTGTGGTTGATGGTTTCTGTGGCGCTAGCGAACACGACCGTATTGCAGTACGTATTGTCACTGAAGTTGCATGGCAAGCACACTTTGTGAAAAATATGTTTATTCGCCCAACTGAAGAACAACTCAAAAATTTTGAACCAGATTTCGTTGTAATGAACGGTTCTAAAGTAACCAATCCAAACTGGAAAGAACAAGGTTTAAATTCAGAAAACTTCGTTGCTTTCAACTTAACTGAGCGCATTCAATTAATCGGTGGTACTTGGTACGGCGGTGAAATGAAAAAAGGTATGTTCTCAATGATGAACTACTTCCTACCACTTAAAGGTGTTGGCGCAATGCACTGCTCAGCTAACGTTGGTAAAGATGGCGATGTAGCAATCTTCTTCGGCTTATCTGGTACAGGTAAAACAACCCTTTCAACCGATCCAAAACGTGAATTAATCGGTGACGATGAACACGGTTGGGATGATGTTGGTATCTTTAACTTTGAAGGTGGTTGCTATGCGAAAACCATTCACCTTTCAGAAGAAAATGAACCAGATATTTACCGCGCTATCCGTCGCGATGCATTATTAGAAAACGTAGTTGTTCGTGCAGATGGTTCTGTTGATTTTGATGACGGTTCAAAAACAGAAAATACTCGCGTGTCTTACCCAATTTATCACATTGATAACATTGTAAAACCAGTTTCTCGTGCTGGTCACGCAACTAAAGTTATTTTCTTAACTGCTGATGCATTTGGCGTGTTACCACCAGTATCTAAATTGACACCAGAACAAACTAAATACTACTTCTTATCAGGTTTCACTGCAAAATTAGCAGGGACTGAACGTGGTATTACTGAACCAACTCCAACTTTCTCAGCATGTTTCGGTGCTGCGTTCTTAACGCTTCACCCAACTCAATATGCAGAAGTGTTAGTAAAACGTATGCAAGCAGCCGGTGCTGAAGCTTACTTAGTGAATACTGGTTGGAATGGTACAGGCAAACGTATCTCAATCAAAGATACTCGCGGAATTATTGATGCAATCTTAGATGGCTCAATTGAAAAAGCTGAAATGGGCGAATTGCCAATCTTCAACTTAGCAATTCCTAAAGCATTACCAGGTGTAGATTCTGCAATCTTAGATCCTCGTGATACTTACGCAGATAAAGCACAATGGCAATCAAAAGCTGAAGACTTAGCAGGTCGCTTTGTGAAAAACTTTGTTAAATATGCAACTAACGAAGAAGGCAAAGCTTTAATTGCAGCTGGTCCTAAAGCTTAATTAAAAATACTAAAAATATTAACCGCACTTTGGGTAACTGAAGTGCGGTCATTTTTTATCTGTTTTCAAGCTGATAAATGTATTCAAAAATTGACAAAAATCCAGTAAAATCACCACGTTTTAACTTTCGTCAATTAAAAGGACAATGTAATGCTTAACCAAATTAAAAAAGATGCTCAAGATCGTATGGAAAAAAGCCTTGAAGCATTAAAAGGCCATATTTCGAAAATCCGTACTGGTCGTGCACAACCAAGTTTACTTGATACAATTCAAGTTGAATATTATGGTGCGGCGACTCCACTTCGCCAATTAGCAAACGTAGTGGCAGAAGATGCACGTACTTTAGCTGTAACTGTTTTTGATCGTTCTTTAATCTCTGCGGTAGAAAAAGCAATTTTAACCTCAGATTTAGGTTTAAACCCATCTTCAGCGGGTACCACAATCCGTGTTCCGCTTCCTCCATTAACAGAAGAACGTCGTCGCGATTTAATCAAAATTGTAAAAGGCGAAGGTGAACAAGGTAAAGTTGCGGTTCGCAACGTGCGTCGTGATGCGAATGATAAAATCAAAGCATTATTAAAAGACAAAGAAATTAGCGAAAACGAACAACATAAAGCAGAAGAAGAAATCCAAAAAATCACAGATATTTACATTAAAAAAGTAGATGAAGTATTAGCGGATAAAGAAAAAGAATTGATGGATTTCTAATCATAAAAAAAATGCGAAAGGCAGACAGTTTTGTCTGCCTTTATTTTATTAGGTATGCGAATTTAGACGTACCAATGAAAATATAATCAACAAAGTGCGGTAAAGATTCTATGCAAAAACAAAACATTGTCATTCTTGGTTCAACGGGATCAATCGGTAAGAGCACCCTTTCCGTTATCGAAAATAACCCTCAGAAATATCATGCATTTGCACTCGTCGGCGGAAAAAACGTAGAAGTAATGTTTGAACAATGTATCAAATTCCGACCGCACTTTGCGGCTCTTGATGATGTAAATGCGGCTAAAATTTTACGTGAGAAATTAATTGCGCATCATATTCCAACGGAAGTATTAGCAGGACAACAAGCTATTTGTGAACTTGCAGCACATCCAGATTCCGATCAGATAATGGCATCGATTGTTGGTGCAGCAGGATTGTTACCGACTCTTTCAGCGGTTAAGGCTGGTAAAAGGGTATTACTAGCAAATAAAGAATCATTGGTAACCTGTGGACAGCTTTTTATTGATGCTGTAAAAAACTATGGCGCGAAGCTTTTACCAGTAGACAGTGAACATAATGCGATCTTTCAATCGTTACCGCCAGAAGCACAAGAAAAAATCGGTTTTTGCCCACTTTCTGAATTAGGTGTAAGTAAAATTATACTCACCGGTTCTGGCGGGCCATTCCGTTACACGCCACTTGAACAATTCACCAACATCACACCAGAACAAGCAGTTGCGCACCCTAATTGGTCTATGGGTAAAAAAATCTCTGTCGATTCAGCTACAATGATGAATAAGGGCTTGGAATACATTGAGGCTCGCTGGCTTTTCAACGCAAGTGGGGAAGAAATGGAAGTCATTATTCATCCACAATCGATTATTCATTCTATGGTGCGTTATGTTGATGGCTCAGTCATCGCTCAAATGGGAAACCCAGATATGCGTACACCAATTGCAGAAACTATGGCATATCCTCACCGCACTTTTGCGGGAGTAGAACCACTCGATTTCTTTAAAATCAAAGAACTAACATTTATTGAACCTGATTTTAATCGCTATCCAAATTTAAAACTGGCTATTGATGCCTTTGCTGCGGGTCAATATGCGACAACAGCAATGAATGCAGCTAATGAAATTGCCGTACAAGCATTTTTAGATCGTCAAATTAGCTTTATGGATATTACAAAAATTAATGCAAAAACAATTGAGAAAATTTCGCCTTATACCATTCAAAATATTGATGATGTACTCGAAATTGATGCACAAGCAAGAGAAATTGCGAAAACGCTAATTGGGGAATAGACCTAGCATAACTAGGTCTAGTTTATTCGATTTAATGGAATACAAATTCCAAAATACACATATAGGCTGCAATACAAAATAAAATAATCGCCAATAATTTTCTTGTTAAAGCCGGATTCATTAATCCACGCAATTTCATTGAGAAGAAACTCATTCCAAATGACCCCAAGGTAACGACACCAACTACAAGAAAATTTACATACCCTAATTGACCACTTAGGCTGATATCATAGGGAAAAACTCTAGTGAGATAGCCGTATAGATTACCAATACCGCCAATAATCATCATATAGTTCGTATAAACGGCAATTTGTTGCGTTTTTACCCCCTTTAATTGTCCGACAAGGGGAGCAAGAATAGAACCGCCTCCAATACCTGTAATACCCGCAATTAATCCTCCGCCACAACAGCTAATGCTACCTTTCGCTCGTTCTATAGGAGACATATTAGGCACTTCTATTTGTGTTCTCGATCTGTTTAAAAATGTTTTAATCGCTAGTGCACTCAAACTTACTGTAAAAATTAAACTAATTATCGCTGTAGAAAAATAAAAACTTAATTCAAAACCAATTTGCACGCCAATAACCATTGCTATAGACCATAAAATCATATTGATATGATCAATTTTAATTTTTTGCTTATGGAAAAATAATAAGTTAATCAATGCGGTACACATCACAATGGTAAGTGATGTAGCTGAAATAACTTGAATCGGCAATTCGGGAAATAATGTACGTAAAATTGGCACGATCAATACCCCACCGCCAATACCAAAAATAGCAGAAACCATATTGGTACAAATACCGCAAATCAGTAAGATAAAAATTGTGCTAAGTGCCATCTTAGATCCTATTTAAAAATTCATTTAATCATACTTCATTTTGACGTAAGAGCATATGTGCAACTTATGATCGCTATCATATACAGTTAAAATTATTCTGTTATGATAAAAAGAATAAGGAGGATACGTAGATATGAATTCATTTCAATTAATGGCAAAACCTACTGGCTCAATTTGTAATTTAGATTGCCAGTATTGCTTTTACTTGGAAAAACCTCATTTAAATCAACGAGCCATGAGTGATGAGGTATTAGAAACCTATATCAAATCTTACATAGAAACAGCCCCTCAACAACAAGTAACTTTCCTCTGGCAAGGCGGCGAGCCAACCATGGCAAGCCTTGATTTCTATAAAAGAGCGGTCGATTTTCAGCATAAATATGCTAATGGAAAACAAATAGAAAATTCACTACAAACCAATGGTGTATTACTTAATGCCGATTGGTGCCGTTTTCTACATGATCATAATTTTCTTGTGGGGCTTTCTATAGATGGCCCAGAACACTTACATGATGCCTATCGTTTAACTAAAAATGGCAAAGGCACATTTCAACAAGTAATAGATGCACTAGATTTACTACATAACTATCAAGTGTCTTTTAATACTCTCACAGTAGTGCATAATCTAAATGTTCTACATGGCAAAGAAATCTATCATTTTCTAAAACGAATTGGATCACCATATATGCAATTTATTCCACTAATGGGAGATTATAAGCAACAAGCCTCTGCAAAGGATTATGGGCAGTTTCTAATTAATATTTTTGATGAATGGTACGCTAATGATGTAGGAAAAATTGGGATTCAGTTTATTGAACAATGGTTTATGGCCTATCTTGGATTACAACCTGGTTTATGTATTTTTCGTGAAACCTGCGGTGATCAATTAGTTATTGAACAAAATGGGGATATTTATAGTTGCGATCATTATGTTTACCCTGAGTACAAGTTAGGAAACCTCATAGAAACGCCACTAGTAACATTGGTTGATAACATAAAACAAAAACATTTCGGTTCAGCGAAATCCTTTCTTTCCGAACGATGCAAAAGCTGTAAATTTCGTTTTGCCTGTCATGGAGGTTGCCCAAAACATCGAACGGTTCAAGGATTTGAAAAACCACATAATCAACTATGTGAAGCCTATTATGCAGCGCTCTCTCATATGGAACCCTATTTGAAAGAATTTGCAAAATGCTTTGGTAAAGCAAAATAACATTATTCATTTAAAATAAAAATTTTGTTACCAAGTTAACACTTTTAAAACTTGCTTATAGCAGATAAAAACAGAAATTTGTATAGTAATCTAAAGTTGTTTATGTAATAAAAGGATATTTATGTCAAGCTCATCACCTTATTTACCTCAAAATTTACACCAATGCATTATTTCTGAAAGTAAAACACTAGGGAAAAACAGCTTAATTTATACTCAAGGTGAAAAACCTAAAGAATTTTATTTTTTAAAACGAGGGCTTGTCCGGCTTTATCATAGCTTAGAAAATGGTAAAGAAACCTTGATTCGACTTTATCATGCTAACGAGTATTTTGGGTTTAGAACAATCTTTAGTGAAACAACTTATCATTGTAGTGCAAAGGTATTACTAGAAGCAGATATTATTCGTATATTTCCTGGAAATCACACTACTTTTATTGCAAATAATCCTGATTTTTCCTGCTATCTTATGAAACAACTTTCGAATGAATTATATGACGCAGAACACCGAGTAAGTAGTACAGCCTATAAACGAAGCTACGAACGTATAATTGATGCAATTGAAAATTTAACTGAAAGTTATCCCGATTATCCTTGGACCTACCGAGAAGTAGCTGAATTTTGTGGATGTGAAACAGAAACGGCTATTCGTATTAGTCAAGAATTAAAGAAACAAGGAATTCTAGACAAAAATACAAGGCATCTAAGAATCTGCTCTTAAATTCAAGATTATGGTTTTGGACTATCCATCCAAATAATATTTTAGTAAGTAAAGTGCTTTTTACCTACATATAAAATAACAATCCGCACGTAAAACATGCGGTTTTTAGGCTACCATATCAGGGCCTATACTTCACCGGCCCCTCAAGGGGCTTGTGAGAACTGACAACCGCAGCTAATTATTTCCTTGATTACCCCTTAAAGGGGTCAACATGTTCTTTCGTTGATAAATTATCTTGAACCATATCTTCTTTTTCTTGGTTTCTTATATAATCCTCTACTGCTTTTGTATTTAACCCTACTGTGCTTACAAAAAATCCTTTCGCCCAGAAATGCCTATTTCCATATCTATATTTTAAGTTCGCGTGTCTTTCAAAAATTATTAGCGCTGACTTCCCCTTCAGATAGCCCATAAAACCTGATACTGATATTTTAGGTGGGATTTTTAAGAGCATATGGATAGGGTCTGGCATTGCATGCGCTTCTATTATCTCCACATTTTTATAGTCACATAACTGCCTCAATATTTGACCTATATCTGCTCTTAACTTTCCATAAATTGCTTTTCTTCTGTACTTCGGGATAAATACAATGTGATACTTACCGTTCTATTTTGTGTGTGATAGACTTGAATTGTCACTGGTTTTACTTACCATGATAACTCCTATATGTTGAATTATGGTTGTCAGCCTTGTTCATTATATAGCGAGGATTTTTTCTGTTCATCGCTTAAGCTATTTGGCTCCATACGCATAGCGTATGGTTTTTGTAGCCAGACTTTCGTCTGGCTATAATAAAAAAACCTGCTAATCAGCAGGTTTTCTTTTTCTAAATTATTTAAAAACTCACCGCACTTTTTAATTTTTTCAGTGCATTGGTTTCTAATTGACGAATACGTTCAGCAGAGACATTATATTTTGCCGCTAAGTCGTGCAATGTAGCTTTGTTATCGTCTAACCAACGAGCTTTGATAATATCTTGACTACGCGCATCTAGGCTTTGTAGCGCTGCACCTAATTGCTCGGTTGCTTGGCTTTCAAAGTTTTCATTTTCCAGCTCTGCAGCGAAATTAGAACTTTTATCTTCCAAATAAAGGGCTGGAGAATAGGTCTCTGTTTCAGCATCATCAGTAGGTAAATCAAAACCTACATCTGCGCCGCTCATACGTGATTCCATTTCGATCACATCTTCTTTGGATACGCCTAACTCGTTTGCCACAATATCCACTTCGTTTTCATTGAACCAACCTAAACGCTGTTTAGTTTTTCGTAGGTTGAAAAATAATTTACGTTGAGCCTTCGTGGTTGCGACTTTTACGATACGCCAGTTACGAAGAACATATTCGTGGATCTCTGCTTTAATCCAATGCACGGCGAATGACACCAAACGTACACCAACTTCAGGGTTAAAACGTTTGACAGCTTTCATTAAGCCGATATTGCCTTCTTGGATTAAGTCAGCTTGTGGCAGACCATAGCCAGAATAGCCACGCGCAACATGGATCACGAAACGAAGATGCGACAAAATGAGTTTTTTCGCAGCATCTAAATCCTCGTGATAATACAAACGTTCTGCCAATTCCTTTTCTTCCTCTGCGGTCAGCATCGGATATTCATTTGCCGCACGAATATAACCTTCGATACTGCCTTGAGGAACTAACATCATTTGTGTTTCTTTATCCATCGTTTCCCTTCTTTATTTTGGCTTTTGCCAATCAATGAACCTAGTTATAGCACAATAAGCTATCTTATTGAACCAATTTGTTAATAAGACAGGTTTTATCAATCAAAAGTTCAATTATTCTAAATAATTCTGATTAATTAGCAAAGTGGAATCAGGGTTAAATTAAGATTTTCATCAATCACTTTAAATAGTAAATCAATATTCGGATGCTTGCCTGGATTCGCTTTAGCATCTTCAACGTGTTCTGCAAACCATTCAACGCCTTGTTGTGCGGAAGTGCGGTTTAATT
This portion of the Haemophilus haemolyticus genome encodes:
- the frr gene encoding ribosome recycling factor — translated: MLNQIKKDAQDRMEKSLEALKGHISKIRTGRAQPSLLDTIQVEYYGAATPLRQLANVVAEDARTLAVTVFDRSLISAVEKAILTSDLGLNPSSAGTTIRVPLPPLTEERRRDLIKIVKGEGEQGKVAVRNVRRDANDKIKALLKDKEISENEQHKAEEEIQKITDIYIKKVDEVLADKEKELMDF
- the hslO gene encoding Hsp33 family molecular chaperone HslO, which produces MTNQQDYTQDNDKLYRYLFENRAVRGEWVRLNKTFTDTLNTHQYPKAVQDLLGEMMVATNLLTATLKFDGNITVQIQGDGPLRLALVNGNDQQQIRALARVDGNITENMSLHNMIGKGVLVITIAPKEGERYQGVISLDKPTITECLEDYFVRSEQLQTQLIIRTGEYEGKSVAAGMLLQIMPDGSGTPEDFEHLTTLAATVKDEELFGLPAEELLYRLYHEETVNLYPAQDVQFFCGCSAERSGSALLLISDEEIDEILAEHKGSIDMQCECCGTHYFFNKEAIEKLKSTKL
- the ispC gene encoding 1-deoxy-D-xylulose-5-phosphate reductoisomerase; the protein is MQKQNIVILGSTGSIGKSTLSVIENNPQKYHAFALVGGKNVEVMFEQCIKFRPHFAALDDVNAAKILREKLIAHHIPTEVLAGQQAICELAAHPDSDQIMASIVGAAGLLPTLSAVKAGKRVLLANKESLVTCGQLFIDAVKNYGAKLLPVDSEHNAIFQSLPPEAQEKIGFCPLSELGVSKIILTGSGGPFRYTPLEQFTNITPEQAVAHPNWSMGKKISVDSATMMNKGLEYIEARWLFNASGEEMEVIIHPQSIIHSMVRYVDGSVIAQMGNPDMRTPIAETMAYPHRTFAGVEPLDFFKIKELTFIEPDFNRYPNLKLAIDAFAAGQYATTAMNAANEIAVQAFLDRQISFMDITKINAKTIEKISPYTIQNIDDVLEIDAQAREIAKTLIGE
- the pckA gene encoding phosphoenolpyruvate carboxykinase (ATP), with the protein product MTDLNKVVKELEALGIYDVKEVVYNPSYEQLFEEETNPGLEGFEKGTLTTTGAVAVDTGIFTGRSPKDKYIVLDEKTKDTVWWTSEAAKNDNKPMNQATWQSLKDLVTNQLSRKRLFVVDGFCGASEHDRIAVRIVTEVAWQAHFVKNMFIRPTEEQLKNFEPDFVVMNGSKVTNPNWKEQGLNSENFVAFNLTERIQLIGGTWYGGEMKKGMFSMMNYFLPLKGVGAMHCSANVGKDGDVAIFFGLSGTGKTTLSTDPKRELIGDDEHGWDDVGIFNFEGGCYAKTIHLSEENEPDIYRAIRRDALLENVVVRADGSVDFDDGSKTENTRVSYPIYHIDNIVKPVSRAGHATKVIFLTADAFGVLPPVSKLTPEQTKYYFLSGFTAKLAGTERGITEPTPTFSACFGAAFLTLHPTQYAEVLVKRMQAAGAEAYLVNTGWNGTGKRISIKDTRGIIDAILDGSIEKAEMGELPIFNLAIPKALPGVDSAILDPRDTYADKAQWQSKAEDLAGRFVKNFVKYATNEEGKALIAAGPKA
- the tnpA gene encoding IS200/IS605 family transposase, with translation MVFIPKYRRKAIYGKLRADIGQILRQLCDYKNVEIIEAHAMPDPIHMLLKIPPKISVSGFMGYLKGKSALIIFERHANLKYRYGNRHFWAKGFFVSTVGLNTKAVEDYIRNQEKEDMVQDNLSTKEHVDPFKG
- the argH gene encoding argininosuccinate lyase is translated as MALWGGRFTQAADKRFKDFNDSLRFDYRLAEQDIQGSIGWSKALVKVNVLTIEEQHQLEQALNELLIEVRSNPQAILQDDAEDIHSWVESKLIDKVGNLGKKLHTGRSRNDQVAVDIKLWCKQRVVELQESVRNLQRHLVQTAENTQQAVMPGYTHLQRAQPITFAHWCMAYVEMFDRDYSRLTDAYNRMNTCPLGSGALAGTAYAVDRDSLAHDLGFAFATRNSLDSVSDRDHIVELLSIASLSMAHLSRFAEDMIIFNSGEANFVELSDRVTSGSSLMPQKKNPDACELIRGKAGRVIGSLTGMLITLKGLPLAYNKDMQEDKEGIFDALDTWQNCVDMATFVLDELKVNVERTREAALKGYSNATELADYLVSKGVPFRDSHHIVGETVVYAIEKGKGLEDLTIPEFRQFSEVVGDDVYEILSLQSCLDKRCAKGGVSPLRVAEAIAEAKTRFA
- the rpoH gene encoding RNA polymerase sigma factor RpoH, whose product is MDKETQMMLVPQGSIEGYIRAANEYPMLTAEEEKELAERLYYHEDLDAAKKLILSHLRFVIHVARGYSGYGLPQADLIQEGNIGLMKAVKRFNPEVGVRLVSFAVHWIKAEIHEYVLRNWRIVKVATTKAQRKLFFNLRKTKQRLGWFNENEVDIVANELGVSKEDVIEMESRMSGADVGFDLPTDDAETETYSPALYLEDKSSNFAAELENENFESQATEQLGAALQSLDARSQDIIKARWLDDNKATLHDLAAKYNVSAERIRQLETNALKKLKSAVSF
- a CDS encoding Crp/Fnr family transcriptional regulator produces the protein MSSSSPYLPQNLHQCIISESKTLGKNSLIYTQGEKPKEFYFLKRGLVRLYHSLENGKETLIRLYHANEYFGFRTIFSETTYHCSAKVLLEADIIRIFPGNHTTFIANNPDFSCYLMKQLSNELYDAEHRVSSTAYKRSYERIIDAIENLTESYPDYPWTYREVAEFCGCETETAIRISQELKKQGILDKNTRHLRICS
- a CDS encoding anaerobic sulfatase maturase; translated protein: MNSFQLMAKPTGSICNLDCQYCFYLEKPHLNQRAMSDEVLETYIKSYIETAPQQQVTFLWQGGEPTMASLDFYKRAVDFQHKYANGKQIENSLQTNGVLLNADWCRFLHDHNFLVGLSIDGPEHLHDAYRLTKNGKGTFQQVIDALDLLHNYQVSFNTLTVVHNLNVLHGKEIYHFLKRIGSPYMQFIPLMGDYKQQASAKDYGQFLINIFDEWYANDVGKIGIQFIEQWFMAYLGLQPGLCIFRETCGDQLVIEQNGDIYSCDHYVYPEYKLGNLIETPLVTLVDNIKQKHFGSAKSFLSERCKSCKFRFACHGGCPKHRTVQGFEKPHNQLCEAYYAALSHMEPYLKEFAKCFGKAK
- a CDS encoding sulfite exporter TauE/SafE family protein, translating into MALSTIFILLICGICTNMVSAIFGIGGGVLIVPILRTLFPELPIQVISATSLTIVMCTALINLLFFHKQKIKIDHINMILWSIAMVIGVQIGFELSFYFSTAIISLIFTVSLSALAIKTFLNRSRTQIEVPNMSPIERAKGSISCCGGGLIAGITGIGGGSILAPLVGQLKGVKTQQIAVYTNYMMIIGGIGNLYGYLTRVFPYDISLSGQLGYVNFLVVGVVTLGSFGMSFFSMKLRGLMNPALTRKLLAIILFCIAAYMCILEFVFH